The Perognathus longimembris pacificus isolate PPM17 chromosome 3, ASM2315922v1, whole genome shotgun sequence nucleotide sequence taatccttgttacccagtagtctgagatctgaggattgcagtttgaagccatccaggacagGGAAATCCCCcatgtgactcttgtctccaattcactactcaaaaactggaagtaaggctgtggctcaaagtggtagagtcgtagccttgagcacaaagaggctcaggggcagtgctcaggccctgagttcaagccccacaatcaacaacggcaaaaagtaaaagaaatactaGATGAAAAGCTGATGAACATTCAAAATATGACGGCTACATTTCTATAGAAAGATCAAGATCAACTcaacaaaatggttttgcaagggaGAGGAGAATGAATATCTGAGCCCATGTTTGCGGTGTGTATTGGTATTTCTGCATACTAATGAACCCAGGTGCCCAtgtctcaggcctgtcatcccagctactcagctggctgagagctggggatcacagtttgaatccagcctgggcaggaaagtccatgggacatttatctccagtgaaccagcaaaaagctggaactggagcagtaactcaagtggtagagcgttagctttgaatgaaaaagtttaaggacagcacccaagccctgcgttcaagccccaggatgggcacatacAAAACGGCCCCAGGCCGTCCCCCAGCCCCCTGGGTGGCCCGCAAGGTTGGGCACAAGGACGGGCCGCTCACCTGGGAGACTAGGGCCCCCTCACCTGGGAGACCTCGGCCCGCTCACCTGGAAGACCTCGGCGCTCGTCTTCTCGTGCCGGCGCCCCAGGTCCTCCAGCTGCCCCTGCAGCCGGGCCACGTCGGCCTGCAGGGCGCCCACCGCGCGCTCGTGCTCCGAGCGCGCCACGCTACCCGTGCGCTCCCGCTCCAGCTCCGTCCGCAGCCGGGCGGCCTCCTTGCCCGTGGCCACCACctcctgctccaggctggctgctCGGCCCCGCAGCTCCAGCGCCTCCTCCTGCAGCCGGTGGTGCTCGGCCGCCGGCACCGAGGCCTGGCGCAGGGCCTCCGACGCCTCCCGCAGCTCAGCCAGCGCGCGCCGGGCCTCCTCGAAGGCCGCGGCCAGCTCGGCGGCCCGGGCCTCAGCCTCGGCCTTGGCTTCACCCAGCTCGGCAGCCACGGCCCGCTGCTGCTCCCCCGCAGCCCTGGCCGCGGCCAGCTGTTCCCGGAGCACCTCCAGCTCGCGGCTCTGCTCCAGCCGCATCTCCTCCCTGCGGGCCAGCTCTGCCCGCAGCCCCCTGGCCTCCTCCTCGGCCAGCAGCCGGCTGGCCTGGGCCTCGTCTAGCTGGGCCACGGCTGCCTCCAGCTCCCGCAGGCGGGAGTCACGTCCACGCAGGTCCTCGCGGGCCTGCTCCAGGGCTGCCCGCAGCTGGCCCGTGTCACCACCGCTGCCCCCACGGCTCCCACTGTCCTCGGCCTCGCGGACCCGCTCCCGCAGCCGGCCGGCCTCCGCCTCTGCGGCCTCGCATTTGCCCCGGGCTGCCTCCAGCTCGGCGGCTGCCTCCTGCTCTCGCTGCCGGAGCACCTCTTCCAAGCCTCGGATCCTGCTCTCCAGCTCAGCCTGCAGCTTCTCAGATGCCTCGGCGGCACCAGGGTGCAGAACAGGGCCCGCAGGGACCACTGGGGCAGTGGCCCGCACACCCGTGGCCTCTGACCCCGTGGCCTCTGGTCCCATGGCCTCCCTGTTTGTGGTGTGCGTGCTCGGGTCCTCAGCTTCCACATCGCCTAGCCCATTGGCCTGTGCTGCTAGATGATTTTCTTTGGGGTTGGTGGCCTCTGCTTCCGTGGCCTTCCTGCCAGTGTTCTCTGTTCCTGTCGGCTTACCCTCTAGGATTTCAGCCTTTGTGGCTTTTGTTTCCAGGGCCCCATCCCCGCCCCCTTCTGTTCCTGTGACCTCTGTGTCTGCGTGTTTGGCTTCAGTGGCCTCGGGATTCGTGGATGCTGTTTCCAATGTCGCGGTTTCTGTGGTTTTAACTCCTTTAGTCTCCTCATCTGCAGTGTCAGCTCCGTTAACTTTGTTCTCTGGAGTCGCAGTGCCATTTAGCCCTGCCCTGGAAGGTCTGTTTTGAGGGGTCTTGGCTCCTCCATCCCCATCCTCCTGCTGGGCAGCCTCCTCCTTTCCAGGGTTCTTCGGAGCCTCCTGCTGCTCCAGCCTCCACAGGGCCTCGGCGTGCTGCCTTCGGAGCTGGTCGAGCTCGGCACGGAGGGAGTCGTAGAGCAGCAGTGGGACCACCTCGGGGGCGCTGTTCGTCTCCCCCTGCAGATCCTCCTTCTCGAAATCCTCCAGGATCTGGGGGCAAAGCGGGTGAccaggtggggcggggtggggggagcctcAATGCCACCTCTGCCACCCGGGTCCGCAGCTGACCCACCTGCACCTTCTCCACAAGCTCCTGGTTCTGCCTGGTGAGCTCAGCAACCTGCTCTTGCAGCGAGGCCAGGAGGTCCCGAGCCGACGGGCTCAGCAGCGCCTCGGCCCCTGGTGGGTGGGGGTCACAGTCAGGCTAGAGCTTCAGGCCAGAGGCATGGGGATTCCCCAGGACTGGCTCGGAAAGGGGGGACAAATGGTTTATGCACCCCTCTCCCAGCACCCTAGTCCATTCACACCGAGGTGAGAGCTTCCATTCTGGGGGCAGAGCGGGGGGGAGGACAAAGTGGTCAGGGGCTTCTGAGTGAGGGCTGGGGAAGGCTCACCAGGTGCATCCGGCAGGTCCCCCTCTTCGTCCTGCAGGGTAGACACATCATAGCTGGTGTTCTCTCGCTCATTCTGAGGGGCAGGAGACAAGAGTCCAGCTGGGGGTCCTGCTCCCTGCCACTCCATCACCCCCACGACTCTGGAAAGAACTAGGGTACCCACGCACCTAcagcacgtgcatacacacacacacacacacacacacacacacacaggcatgccaAGCAAGCCACTGGCTGGGTTTCTATTTATGGGGCCCATACTCTGTCCCCCTGGCTATTTTTGTGTTGCTGGCCAGTG carries:
- the Ankrd24 gene encoding ankyrin repeat domain-containing protein 24, which gives rise to MKQLCLCAAASFALRLSPTDLGSCPPCGPCPIPKPAARGRRQGQDWTKSDQRLLQAVENSDPAQVAALISRKGLVPTKLDPEGKSAFHLAAMRGAASCLEVMLTQGADVMSTDGAGYNALHLAAKYGHPQCLKQLLQASSVVDMEDSSGWTALHHAAAGGCLSCSELLCSFKAHLNPRDRSGATPLILAAQMCHTDLCRLLLQQGAAPNDQDLHGRTALMLACEGASPETVEVLLQGGAQPGLTDALGQDAAHYSTLAGDKLILHLLQEAAQRPPPPSEDDSGEASSQNSVSSQEKRGAAKKRKAPQPPASIPMPDDREAYEEIVRLRQERGRLLQKIRGLEQHKERRKQEPLEAEASSLHSLERQVQELQQLLAEKQEEKESLGREVESLQSRLSLLENERENTSYDVSTLQDEEGDLPDAPGAEALLSPSARDLLASLQEQVAELTRQNQELVEKVQILEDFEKEDLQGETNSAPEVVPLLLYDSLRAELDQLRRQHAEALWRLEQQEAPKNPGKEEAAQQEDGDGGAKTPQNRPSRAGLNGTATPENKVNGADTADEETKGVKTTETATLETASTNPEATEAKHADTEVTGTEGGGDGALETKATKAEILEGKPTGTENTGRKATEAEATNPKENHLAAQANGLGDVEAEDPSTHTTNREAMGPEATGSEATGVRATAPVVPAGPVLHPGAAEASEKLQAELESRIRGLEEVLRQREQEAAAELEAARGKCEAAEAEAGRLRERVREAEDSGSRGGSGGDTGQLRAALEQAREDLRGRDSRLRELEAAVAQLDEAQASRLLAEEEARGLRAELARREEMRLEQSRELEVLREQLAAARAAGEQQRAVAAELGEAKAEAEARAAELAAAFEEARRALAELREASEALRQASVPAAEHHRLQEEALELRGRAASLEQEVVATGKEAARLRTELERERTGSVARSEHERAVGALQADVARLQGQLEDLGRRHEKTSAEVFQVQREALFMKSERHAAEAQLATAEQQLRGLRTEAERARQAQSRAQEALDKAKEKDKKITELSKEVFNLKEALREQPAAPASPEVEALRGQVRALQRELQEAAREHGAVVALYRTHLLYAIQGQMDEDVQRILSQILQMQRLQTQGR